The following coding sequences are from one Triticum dicoccoides isolate Atlit2015 ecotype Zavitan chromosome 4A, WEW_v2.0, whole genome shotgun sequence window:
- the LOC119286307 gene encoding uncharacterized protein LOC119286307: MEVCSVARITSFAHFGLKILPKLLALSPGSLGKFRKVSPAMETETVLRKLPELLQDVLIKVSPPMETETVVKNLPELLQDVLMDIFSLLEIPDLMRAAFVSSSWRSAYTSLCSQLKLYKRPQTPCLLYTSESAGENVACLYSLAEKRVYNLTLPDPPIRSRYLLGSSHGWLVTADDKSELHLINPVTGQQIALPSVVTIGYVQPIFDNAGTIIMYKLRQQLYDPDLDPEMVGPKMFPHAPDKLRDHVYIRVFIFPDPSTGSYIVVLIHGPGCQLSFARVGDCKWTLLTLDWDYDQCIYMDGLLYASTRAGRMDAFDLTGPTVTRNIIADEIAIHSSEYRGEFYLLQAPWGDLLQVCRKAELIDAGYEELIVKTNKILLHKVDMEAQELVEINSLHHNVLFLGRNQSICLSAEEYPQLKANCVYFADDEQHNWKYKTNPRDIGVLNLEDDSREEIVSPLWSSWPSPIWITPSLTVMNLSLYK, from the coding sequence ATGGAGGTCTGTAGCGTAGCCAGGATAACGAGCTTTGCACATTTTGGCCTGAAAATTTTGCCTAAGCTCCTGGCTCTTTCTCCCGGTTCATTGGGGAAATTCAGAAAGGTCTCACCAGCGATGGAAACTGAAACTGTGTTGAGAAAACTGCCGGAGCTGCTGCAGGATGTATTGATAAAGGTCTCACCACCCATGGAAACTGAAACTGTGGTGAAAAATTTGCCGGAGCTGCTGCAGGATGTATTGATGGACATATTTTCACTCCTGGAGATACCTGACCTCATGCGTGCGGCCTTTGTCAGCTCCTCCTGGCGCTCCGCGTATACCAGCCTCTGCAGCCAGCTTAAGCTGTACAAACGGCCTCAAACGCCTTGCCTCCTCTACACCTCTGAATCTGCTGGTGAGAATGTAGCTTGTCTCTACAGCCTCGCAGAGAAGAGGGTCTACAATTTAACTCTCCCGGATCCACCCATCCGCAGCAGGTATCTTCTTGGGTCATCGCATGGTTGGCTAGTTACCGCGGATGACAAGTCTGAGCTACACCTTATCAATCCGGTCACTGGCCAACAGATTGCTCTCCCGTCAGTGGTCACCATTGGTTATGTACAACCAATATTTGACAATGCAGGCACAATTATTATGTATAAATTGCGACAGCAACTTTACGATCCGGACTTAGACCCCGAAATGGTTGGTCCCAAAATGTTCCCCCATGCTCCCGACAAGCTTCGTGACCATGTCTACATCAGGGTATTTATCTTTCCGGATCCGTCCACAGGAAGCTACATTGTGGTTCTCATCCATGGTCCAGGATGTCAGCTTTCGTTTGCAAGGGTAGGAGATTGTAAGTGGACCTTGCTGACGCTGGATTGGGACTATGATCAATGCATCTACATGGATGGTCTATTGTATGCATCCACAAGAGCCGGAAGAATGGATGCTTTTGACCTCACTGGTCCTACCGTCACGAGGAATATAATTGCAGATGAGATTGCCATTCACAGTTCTGAGTACAGGGGCGAATTCTACCTTCTTCAGGCTCCATGGGGTGATCTGCTGCAAGTTTGCAGGAAGGCTGAACTCATAGATGCGGGCTATGAGGAGCTCATAGTTAAAACTAATAAAATCTTGTTACACAAAGTCGATATGGAAGCACAAGAGCTTGTGGAAATAAATAGCTTGCATCATAACGTGTTGTTTCTGGGGCGTAACCAGTCTATATGCCTTAGTGCTGAAGAATATCCGCAACTGAAGGCAAATTGTGTCTATTTCGCAGATGATGAGCAACATAATTGGAAGTATAAGACGAATCCCCGGGACATAGGTGTTCTCAACCTTGAAGATGACAGTAGGGAGGAAATTGTGTCCCCGCTTTGGTCCAGCTGGCCAAGTCCCATATGGATAACACCCAGTCTTACAGTGATGAACCTGTCATTGTACAAATAG